One genomic window of Mycteria americana isolate JAX WOST 10 ecotype Jacksonville Zoo and Gardens chromosome Z, USCA_MyAme_1.0, whole genome shotgun sequence includes the following:
- the NPR2 gene encoding atrial natriuretic peptide receptor 2 isoform X1 yields the protein MAPRLRLLLLLPAALLVPVPAPAPVAGGGRRAATPDGAVANLTVAVVLPERNVSYAWAWPRVGPALSLALEALERGEPPLLPRPFSVRVEFMSSELEGACSEYVAPLNAVDLKLYHDPDVLFGPGCVYPAASVGRFASHWRLPLITGGAVAAGFSRKREHYSTTVRTGPSAPKLGAFVSHLHAHFNWSARAVLLYVDRKTDDRPYYFTVEGVYQELQDGSNLTVRHHIYSPDEGGPDTAVHFIKANGRVVYLCGPPEMLRQIMQLAQRENLTNGDYVFFYLDVFGESLRGDSARDPFKPWQQSPGQDSGLRKAFQMVLVITYYEPQNPEYQHFQTQLILRAKQKFGVQLNYSLMNLVAGCFYDGMLLYAMVLNETLREGGSKKNATHIIEKMRDRKFQGVTGLVSMDSNNDRDTDFNLWAMGDLESGQYEVVGHYSGVEKQIHWLGRPIPWVKGAPPLDNPPCVFDVDDPSCDKTPLSMLAIVALGTGLTFVMFGISSFLIFRKLMLEKELASMLWRIRWDELQFGSPERYHKAAGSRLTLSLRGSSYGSLMTTHGKYQIFANTGHFKGNVVAIKHINKKRIELTRQVLFELKHMRDIQFNHLTRFIGACIDPPNICIVTEYCPRGSLQDVLENESINLDWMFRYSLINDIVKGMAFLHNSIIGHHGSLKSSNCVVDSRFVLKITDYGLASFRSPCDGEDTHALYAKKLWTAPELLQKGRLPTPGMQKADVYSFGIIVQEVALRNGPFYIEGMDLSPKEIVQKVRNSQKPFFRPSIDIGVHSEELAVLMERCWAQEPAERPDFSQIKIFIRRFNKEGSTSILDNLLSRMEQYANNLEKLVEERTQAYLEEKRKAENLLYQILPHSVAEQLKRGETVRAEAFDSVTIYFSDIVGFTALSAESTPMQVVTLLNDLYTCFDAIIDNFDVYKVETIGDAYMVVSGLPVRNGKLHAREIVRMALALLEAVKTFKIRHRPNDQLRLRIGIHTGPVCAGVVGLKMPRYCLFGDTVNTASRMESNGQALKIHVSSTTKEVLDEFGCFELELRGDVEMKGKGKMRTYWLLGERKDPKVI from the exons ATGGCTccgcggctgcggctgctgctgctgctgccggcggcgctgctggtgccggtgccggcgccggcgccggtggcgggcggggggcggcgggcggcgaccCCCGACGGGGCGGTCGCCAACTTgacggtggcggtggtgctgccGGAGCGCAACGTGAGCTACGCGTGGGCTTGGCCGCGCGTGGGGCCGGCGCTGAGCCTGGCGCTGGAAGCGCTGGAGCGGGGCGAGCCGCCGCTGTTGCCGCGGCCCTTCTCGGTGCGCGTCGAGTTCATGAGCTCGGAGCTGGAGGGCGCTTGCTCCGAGTACGTGGCACCGCTCAACGCCGTGGACCTGAAGCTCTACCACGACCCCGACGTCCTCTTCGGGCCGGGCTGCGTGTACCCCGCCGCGTCCGTGGGGCGTTTCGCCTCGCACTGGCGGCTGCCGCTCATCaccggcggggcggtggcggccggCTTCAGCCGCAAACGGGAGCATTACAGCACGACGGTGCGTACCGGGCCCTCGGCCCCTAAGCTGGGTGCCTTCGTCTCCCACCTCCACGCCCACTTCAACTGGAGCGCCCGCGCCGTCCTCCTCTACGTGGACCGCAAGACCGACGACCGGCCCTACTACTTCACCGTCGAGGGTGTCTACCAGGAGCTGCAGGACGGCAGCAACCTCACCGTCCGACACCACATCTACTCCCCCGACGAGGGCGGCCCCGACACCGCCGTCCACTTCATCAAGGCCAACGGGCGCG TGGTGTATCTCTGCGGGCCGCCGGAGATGCTGCGGCAGATCATGCAGCTGGCACAGCGGGAGAACCTCACCAACGGCGACTACGTCTTCTTCTACCTGGACGTCTTTGGGGAGAGCCTGCGGGGCGACTCTGCCCGCGACCCCTTcaagccctggcagcagagccctggccaGGACTCGGGGCTGCGCAAGGCTTTCCAG ATGGTGCTGGTGATCACCTACTACGAGCCCCAGAACCCCGAGTACCAGCACTTCCAAACCCAGCTCATCCTGCGAGCCAAGCAGAAATTTGGGGTGCAGCTCAACTACTCCCTG ATGAACCTGGTGGCGGGGTGTTTCTATGACGGGATGCTGCTGTACGCCATGGTGCTGAACGAGACCCTGCGGGAGGGCGGCTCCAAGAAAAACGCCACCCACATCATCGAGAAGATGCGGGACCGCAAGTTCCAGG GCGTGACGGGGCTGGTGAGCATGGACAGCAACAATGACCGGGACACTGACTTCAACCTATGGGCCATGGGCGACCTCGAGAGCGGGCAGTACGAG GTGGTGGGACACTACTCAGGTGTGGAGAAGCAGATCCACTGGCTGGGACGACCCATCCCCTGGGTGAAAGGGGCCCCCCCCTTGGACAACCCACCCTGCGTCTTCGACGTGGATGACCCCTCCTGCGATAAAA cccccctctCCATGCTGGCCATCGTGGCTTTGGGCACCGGCCTCACCTTTGTCATGTTTGGCATCTCCAGCTTCCTCATCTTCAG GAAGCTGATGTTGGAGAAGGAGCTTGCCAGCATGCTCTGGAGGATCCGCTGGGATGAGCTGCAATTTGGGAGCCCCGAGCGGTACCACAAGGCAGCGGGCAGCCGGCTCACACTGTCCCTG CGTGGCTCCAGCTACGGCTCCCTGATGACCACCCACGGCAAGTACCAGATCTTCGCCAACACCGGCCACTTCAAG GGCAACGTGGTGGCCATCAAGCACATCAACAAGAAGCGCATCGAGCTGACGCGGCAGGTGCTCTTCGAGCTGAAACAC ATGCGGGACATCCAGTTCAACCACCTGACCCGTTTCATCGGGGCGTGCATCGACCCCCCCAACATCTGCATCGTCACCGAGTACTGCCCGCGGGGCAGCCTGCAG GATGTCCTGGAGAACGAGAGCATCAACCTGGACTGGATGTTTCGGTACTCCCTCATCAACGACATCGTCAAG GGAATGGCCTTCCTGCACAACAGCATCATCGGCCACCACGGCAGCCTCAAGTCATCCAACTGCGTGGTGGACAGCCGCTTCGTGCTGAAGATCACCGACTACGGGCTGGCCAGCTTCCGCTCGCCCTGCGACGGTGAGGACACGCACGCCCTCTATGCCA AGAAGCTGTGGACAGCCCcggagctgctgcagaaggggCGCCTGCCCACCCCGGGCATGCAGAAAGCTGACGTCTACAGCTTCGGCATCATCGTGCAGGAGGTCGCGCTGCGCAACGGTCCCTTCTACATCGAGGGCATGGACCTGAGCCCCAAAG AGATTGTGCAGAAGGTGCGTAACAGCCAGAAGCCCTTCTTCCGCCCCTCCATCGACATCGGGGTGCACAGTGAGGAGCTGGCAGTGCTGATGGAGCGCTGCTGGGCGCAGGAGCCGGCCGAGCGCCCCGACTTCAGCCAGATCAAGATCTTCATCCGTAGATTCAACAA ggagggcagcaccAGCATCCTGGACAACCTGCTGTCGCGCATGGAGCAGTACGCCAACaacctggagaagctggtggagGAGCGGACACAGGCCTACCTGGAGGAGAAGCGCAAGGCGGAGAACCTCCTCTACCAAATTCTGCCCCA ctctgtggcagagcagctGAAGCGCGGGGAGACGGTGCGGGCCGAGGCTTTCGACAGCGTCACCATCTACTTCAGCGACATTGTGGGCTTCACCGCCCTCTCGGCGGAGAGCACCCCCATGCAG GTCGTGACGCTGCTGAACGATCTCTACACTTGCTTTGACGCCATCATCGACAACTTTGACGTTTACAAG GTAGAGACCATCGGGGATGCCTACATGGTGGTGTCGGGGCTGCCGGTGCGCAACGGGAAGCTGCATGCCCGCGAGATTGTCCGcatggccctggccctgctcgAGGCCGTCAAAACCTTCAAGATCCGGCACCGGCCCAACGACCAGCTCCGCCTGCGTATCGGCATACACACCG GTCCTGTGTGTGCCGGAGTCGTGGGTCTGAAGATGCCGCGGTACTGCCTCTTCGGGGACACGGTGAACACCGCGTCCCGCATGGAGTCCAACGGCCAGG CCCTGAAGATCCACGTCTCGTCCACCACCAAGGAAGTCCTGGATGAGTTTGGCTGCTTCGAGCTGGAGCTGCGCGGGGACGTGGAGATGAAG GGCAAGGGGAAGATGCGGACGTACTGGCTGCTGGGCGAGAGGAAAGACCCCAAAGTCATCTGA
- the NPR2 gene encoding atrial natriuretic peptide receptor 2 isoform X2 produces the protein MAPRLRLLLLLPAALLVPVPAPAPVAGGGRRAATPDGAVANLTVAVVLPERNVSYAWAWPRVGPALSLALEALERGEPPLLPRPFSVRVEFMSSELEGACSEYVAPLNAVDLKLYHDPDVLFGPGCVYPAASVGRFASHWRLPLITGGAVAAGFSRKREHYSTTVRTGPSAPKLGAFVSHLHAHFNWSARAVLLYVDRKTDDRPYYFTVEGVYQELQDGSNLTVRHHIYSPDEGGPDTAVHFIKANGRVVYLCGPPEMLRQIMQLAQRENLTNGDYVFFYLDVFGESLRGDSARDPFKPWQQSPGQDSGLRKAFQMVLVITYYEPQNPEYQHFQTQLILRAKQKFGVQLNYSLMNLVAGCFYDGMLLYAMVLNETLREGGSKKNATHIIEKMRDRKFQGVTGLVSMDSNNDRDTDFNLWAMGDLESGQYEVVGHYSGVEKQIHWLGRPIPWVKGAPPLDNPPCVFDVDDPSCDKTPLSMLAIVALGTGLTFVMFGISSFLIFRKLMLEKELASMLWRIRWDELQFGSPERYHKAAGSRLTLSLRGSSYGSLMTTHGKYQIFANTGHFKGNVVAIKHINKKRIELTRQVLFELKHMRDIQFNHLTRFIGACIDPPNICIVTEYCPRGSLQDVLENESINLDWMFRYSLINDIVKGMAFLHNSIIGHHGSLKSSNCVVDSRFVLKITDYGLASFRSPCDEKLWTAPELLQKGRLPTPGMQKADVYSFGIIVQEVALRNGPFYIEGMDLSPKEIVQKVRNSQKPFFRPSIDIGVHSEELAVLMERCWAQEPAERPDFSQIKIFIRRFNKEGSTSILDNLLSRMEQYANNLEKLVEERTQAYLEEKRKAENLLYQILPHSVAEQLKRGETVRAEAFDSVTIYFSDIVGFTALSAESTPMQVVTLLNDLYTCFDAIIDNFDVYKVETIGDAYMVVSGLPVRNGKLHAREIVRMALALLEAVKTFKIRHRPNDQLRLRIGIHTGPVCAGVVGLKMPRYCLFGDTVNTASRMESNGQALKIHVSSTTKEVLDEFGCFELELRGDVEMKGKGKMRTYWLLGERKDPKVI, from the exons ATGGCTccgcggctgcggctgctgctgctgctgccggcggcgctgctggtgccggtgccggcgccggcgccggtggcgggcggggggcggcgggcggcgaccCCCGACGGGGCGGTCGCCAACTTgacggtggcggtggtgctgccGGAGCGCAACGTGAGCTACGCGTGGGCTTGGCCGCGCGTGGGGCCGGCGCTGAGCCTGGCGCTGGAAGCGCTGGAGCGGGGCGAGCCGCCGCTGTTGCCGCGGCCCTTCTCGGTGCGCGTCGAGTTCATGAGCTCGGAGCTGGAGGGCGCTTGCTCCGAGTACGTGGCACCGCTCAACGCCGTGGACCTGAAGCTCTACCACGACCCCGACGTCCTCTTCGGGCCGGGCTGCGTGTACCCCGCCGCGTCCGTGGGGCGTTTCGCCTCGCACTGGCGGCTGCCGCTCATCaccggcggggcggtggcggccggCTTCAGCCGCAAACGGGAGCATTACAGCACGACGGTGCGTACCGGGCCCTCGGCCCCTAAGCTGGGTGCCTTCGTCTCCCACCTCCACGCCCACTTCAACTGGAGCGCCCGCGCCGTCCTCCTCTACGTGGACCGCAAGACCGACGACCGGCCCTACTACTTCACCGTCGAGGGTGTCTACCAGGAGCTGCAGGACGGCAGCAACCTCACCGTCCGACACCACATCTACTCCCCCGACGAGGGCGGCCCCGACACCGCCGTCCACTTCATCAAGGCCAACGGGCGCG TGGTGTATCTCTGCGGGCCGCCGGAGATGCTGCGGCAGATCATGCAGCTGGCACAGCGGGAGAACCTCACCAACGGCGACTACGTCTTCTTCTACCTGGACGTCTTTGGGGAGAGCCTGCGGGGCGACTCTGCCCGCGACCCCTTcaagccctggcagcagagccctggccaGGACTCGGGGCTGCGCAAGGCTTTCCAG ATGGTGCTGGTGATCACCTACTACGAGCCCCAGAACCCCGAGTACCAGCACTTCCAAACCCAGCTCATCCTGCGAGCCAAGCAGAAATTTGGGGTGCAGCTCAACTACTCCCTG ATGAACCTGGTGGCGGGGTGTTTCTATGACGGGATGCTGCTGTACGCCATGGTGCTGAACGAGACCCTGCGGGAGGGCGGCTCCAAGAAAAACGCCACCCACATCATCGAGAAGATGCGGGACCGCAAGTTCCAGG GCGTGACGGGGCTGGTGAGCATGGACAGCAACAATGACCGGGACACTGACTTCAACCTATGGGCCATGGGCGACCTCGAGAGCGGGCAGTACGAG GTGGTGGGACACTACTCAGGTGTGGAGAAGCAGATCCACTGGCTGGGACGACCCATCCCCTGGGTGAAAGGGGCCCCCCCCTTGGACAACCCACCCTGCGTCTTCGACGTGGATGACCCCTCCTGCGATAAAA cccccctctCCATGCTGGCCATCGTGGCTTTGGGCACCGGCCTCACCTTTGTCATGTTTGGCATCTCCAGCTTCCTCATCTTCAG GAAGCTGATGTTGGAGAAGGAGCTTGCCAGCATGCTCTGGAGGATCCGCTGGGATGAGCTGCAATTTGGGAGCCCCGAGCGGTACCACAAGGCAGCGGGCAGCCGGCTCACACTGTCCCTG CGTGGCTCCAGCTACGGCTCCCTGATGACCACCCACGGCAAGTACCAGATCTTCGCCAACACCGGCCACTTCAAG GGCAACGTGGTGGCCATCAAGCACATCAACAAGAAGCGCATCGAGCTGACGCGGCAGGTGCTCTTCGAGCTGAAACAC ATGCGGGACATCCAGTTCAACCACCTGACCCGTTTCATCGGGGCGTGCATCGACCCCCCCAACATCTGCATCGTCACCGAGTACTGCCCGCGGGGCAGCCTGCAG GATGTCCTGGAGAACGAGAGCATCAACCTGGACTGGATGTTTCGGTACTCCCTCATCAACGACATCGTCAAG GGAATGGCCTTCCTGCACAACAGCATCATCGGCCACCACGGCAGCCTCAAGTCATCCAACTGCGTGGTGGACAGCCGCTTCGTGCTGAAGATCACCGACTACGGGCTGGCCAGCTTCCGCTCGCCCTGCGACG AGAAGCTGTGGACAGCCCcggagctgctgcagaaggggCGCCTGCCCACCCCGGGCATGCAGAAAGCTGACGTCTACAGCTTCGGCATCATCGTGCAGGAGGTCGCGCTGCGCAACGGTCCCTTCTACATCGAGGGCATGGACCTGAGCCCCAAAG AGATTGTGCAGAAGGTGCGTAACAGCCAGAAGCCCTTCTTCCGCCCCTCCATCGACATCGGGGTGCACAGTGAGGAGCTGGCAGTGCTGATGGAGCGCTGCTGGGCGCAGGAGCCGGCCGAGCGCCCCGACTTCAGCCAGATCAAGATCTTCATCCGTAGATTCAACAA ggagggcagcaccAGCATCCTGGACAACCTGCTGTCGCGCATGGAGCAGTACGCCAACaacctggagaagctggtggagGAGCGGACACAGGCCTACCTGGAGGAGAAGCGCAAGGCGGAGAACCTCCTCTACCAAATTCTGCCCCA ctctgtggcagagcagctGAAGCGCGGGGAGACGGTGCGGGCCGAGGCTTTCGACAGCGTCACCATCTACTTCAGCGACATTGTGGGCTTCACCGCCCTCTCGGCGGAGAGCACCCCCATGCAG GTCGTGACGCTGCTGAACGATCTCTACACTTGCTTTGACGCCATCATCGACAACTTTGACGTTTACAAG GTAGAGACCATCGGGGATGCCTACATGGTGGTGTCGGGGCTGCCGGTGCGCAACGGGAAGCTGCATGCCCGCGAGATTGTCCGcatggccctggccctgctcgAGGCCGTCAAAACCTTCAAGATCCGGCACCGGCCCAACGACCAGCTCCGCCTGCGTATCGGCATACACACCG GTCCTGTGTGTGCCGGAGTCGTGGGTCTGAAGATGCCGCGGTACTGCCTCTTCGGGGACACGGTGAACACCGCGTCCCGCATGGAGTCCAACGGCCAGG CCCTGAAGATCCACGTCTCGTCCACCACCAAGGAAGTCCTGGATGAGTTTGGCTGCTTCGAGCTGGAGCTGCGCGGGGACGTGGAGATGAAG GGCAAGGGGAAGATGCGGACGTACTGGCTGCTGGGCGAGAGGAAAGACCCCAAAGTCATCTGA